A stretch of Brachyspira suanatina DNA encodes these proteins:
- a CDS encoding nucleoside phosphorylase → MFPKAYYQENENLVHHLKLKKGDVGRYVIMPGDPKRCVKIAKRFDDAKLIADYREYATYTGYINGVKVSATSHGIGGPSTAIALEELIKVGADTFIRVGTCGGMNIDVLPGDVVIVNGAIKGGGTMDNYIPKEFPCVPNIDVLEAMIEGADKIKTRTHVGVVQCKDAFYAQHAPESMAVDKELLYKWDSYIKAGCLASEMESATLFAVGAAKNVRTGAAMLVLHNQERVKNNINDPKDYTGEEAIDLIIESIKILIEKDKK, encoded by the coding sequence ATGTTTCCAAAAGCCTATTATCAAGAAAATGAAAATCTAGTTCATCATTTGAAATTAAAGAAAGGTGATGTCGGAAGATATGTTATTATGCCGGGGGATCCTAAAAGATGCGTGAAAATAGCTAAAAGATTTGATGACGCCAAATTAATAGCTGATTATAGAGAATATGCCACTTATACAGGATATATAAACGGAGTTAAAGTTTCAGCTACTTCTCATGGTATAGGAGGCCCTTCAACTGCTATAGCTTTGGAAGAACTTATCAAAGTTGGAGCTGATACATTTATAAGAGTTGGTACTTGCGGAGGTATGAATATTGATGTATTGCCTGGCGATGTTGTTATAGTTAATGGTGCTATAAAAGGCGGTGGTACAATGGACAATTATATACCTAAAGAGTTTCCATGCGTGCCTAATATAGATGTGCTTGAAGCTATGATTGAAGGAGCTGATAAAATAAAAACAAGAACTCATGTTGGTGTGGTACAATGCAAAGATGCTTTTTATGCTCAGCATGCACCTGAAAGTATGGCAGTAGACAAAGAATTATTATATAAATGGGATAGTTATATCAAAGCTGGCTGTTTGGCTTCTGAAATGGAATCTGCTACATTATTTGCAGTAGGTGCTGCTAAGAATGTAAGAACCGGAGCGGCTATGCTAGTTTTACATAATCAAGAGAGAGTGAAAAATAATATTAATGACCCAAAAGATTATACTGGAGAAGAAGCAATAGATTTGATAATAGAATCAATTAAAATTTTGATAGAAAAAGATAAAAAATAA
- a CDS encoding BMP family lipoprotein — MIKKIVLCVLFITSLFVLSCGKKTNTDTGTFEIAVLIDLGPIDDKSFNQGSWEGVKDYAENYGISYKYYRVPDKDIDSYMNTIDLAARCGAKLIVTPGYMFEPAIYKAQDIYTNIHFILIDGEPQDGTYTDYKTSSNTVAILYSEEEAGFLAGYSIVKEGYTNLGFIGGVAHPAVVRFGYGFVQGADYAAVESKLPKDSVNIKYTYVGNYDPTPENQTLATSWYRSGVQVIFAAAGAAGNSVMSAAENNNGLVIGVDVDQSFESPTVITSAIKLIRESVYNAVASYYNGNFGGGKTTILGTSVNGVGLPMDNSRFKIFNKNDYDFIYKMLMNKNITVLKDTHAETPKELPINTIKLDYIK, encoded by the coding sequence ATGATTAAAAAAATAGTGTTATGTGTGTTATTCATCACATCTTTATTTGTATTGTCATGCGGTAAAAAAACAAATACCGATACAGGTACTTTTGAAATAGCTGTACTTATAGATTTAGGTCCTATTGATGATAAATCTTTTAACCAGGGATCTTGGGAAGGTGTAAAGGATTATGCCGAAAACTATGGTATAAGCTACAAATATTATAGGGTTCCTGATAAGGATATAGATTCTTATATGAATACTATAGATCTTGCAGCTAGATGCGGAGCTAAACTTATAGTAACTCCAGGATATATGTTTGAACCTGCAATTTATAAAGCTCAGGATATTTACACAAATATACATTTCATATTAATAGACGGAGAACCTCAAGATGGAACTTATACAGATTATAAAACATCATCTAATACAGTTGCCATTCTTTATTCAGAGGAAGAAGCAGGATTTTTAGCAGGTTATTCTATAGTAAAAGAAGGATATACTAATTTAGGATTTATTGGAGGAGTTGCTCACCCTGCAGTCGTAAGATTTGGATATGGATTTGTACAAGGTGCTGATTATGCTGCTGTTGAATCAAAATTACCTAAAGATTCAGTTAATATAAAATACACTTATGTAGGCAATTATGACCCTACTCCAGAAAATCAAACTCTAGCCACTTCTTGGTATAGAAGCGGAGTACAGGTAATATTTGCTGCTGCTGGTGCTGCCGGCAATTCTGTTATGAGTGCTGCTGAAAATAATAATGGATTAGTTATAGGTGTTGATGTTGATCAAAGTTTTGAATCTCCTACGGTTATTACTTCTGCTATAAAATTAATAAGAGAATCTGTTTATAATGCTGTTGCCTCTTATTATAATGGCAATTTTGGCGGAGGAAAAACAACCATATTAGGTACTAGTGTTAATGGTGTTGGTCTTCCAATGGATAATTCTAGGTTTAAAATTTTTAATAAAAATGATTATGATTTTATTTATAAAATGCTGATGAATAAAAATATAACAGTTTTAAAAGATACTCATGCAGAAACTCCTAAAGAATTACCAATAAATACAATAAAATTGGATTATATAAAATGA
- a CDS encoding BMP family lipoprotein codes for MNKFLTFLIMIVFLYAASCSDIDGEESSGYEIAVIVRNIDDKSFNQSTWNGVKDYAENYGISYKYYRVPDKNVELTLNAIDIAVRMGAKLIVTPGHIFETAIYKAQYMYTNVHFILIDGKPQDGTYTDYKIAKNTVSILYAEEEAGFLAGYSIVKEGYTNLGVIGGMALPPVIRFGYGFVQGAEFAANELKIPKGNISIKYTYVGNYNNSIENQTLAESWYQSGTQVIFAPAGGAVKSVINAAEDNGGLVVGIDVDQSFESPTVITSSMKLIRESVYNAIASYYNGNFNGGKITVLGAQVKGIGLPMATSKFKVFTEDDYNIIYDSLVKKKIKVLKDTDAESIDKLPLNLVKINYIN; via the coding sequence ATGAACAAATTTCTTACTTTTCTTATTATGATTGTTTTTTTGTATGCTGCTTCTTGTAGTGATATAGATGGTGAGGAATCATCTGGTTATGAAATAGCTGTCATTGTAAGAAATATAGACGATAAATCATTTAATCAAAGTACTTGGAATGGAGTAAAGGATTATGCTGAAAATTATGGCATAAGCTATAAATATTATAGAGTTCCTGATAAAAATGTAGAATTAACGTTAAATGCAATAGATATTGCTGTTCGTATGGGAGCTAAATTGATAGTAACACCAGGACATATATTTGAAACAGCTATTTATAAAGCACAGTATATGTATACTAATGTACATTTTATATTGATAGATGGAAAACCTCAGGATGGAACTTATACAGATTATAAAATAGCAAAAAATACAGTTTCTATTCTTTATGCTGAAGAAGAAGCAGGATTCTTAGCAGGATACTCTATAGTAAAAGAAGGATATACTAATTTAGGAGTTATAGGAGGTATGGCTCTTCCTCCTGTCATAAGATTTGGATATGGTTTTGTACAAGGCGCTGAATTTGCTGCCAATGAATTAAAGATACCTAAAGGTAATATAAGTATAAAATACACATATGTTGGAAATTATAATAATTCTATTGAAAATCAAACTTTAGCTGAATCTTGGTATCAAAGCGGAACACAGGTAATATTTGCTCCGGCAGGAGGTGCTGTAAAATCTGTTATAAATGCTGCTGAAGATAATGGAGGTTTAGTTGTAGGCATTGATGTTGATCAAAGTTTTGAATCTCCTACTGTTATTACTTCTTCTATGAAATTGATAAGAGAATCTGTTTATAATGCTATTGCCTCTTATTATAATGGTAATTTCAACGGAGGAAAAATTACAGTATTAGGTGCTCAGGTTAAAGGTATAGGACTACCTATGGCTACTTCTAAATTTAAAGTTTTTACAGAAGATGACTATAATATAATATATGACTCTCTTGTGAAAAAAAAAATTAAGGTATTAAAAGATACTGATGCAGAAAGTATTGACAAATTACCTTTAAATTTAGTAAAAATTAATTATATAAATTAA
- a CDS encoding BMP family lipoprotein → MKKIGIFIIIITAFILIISCKKDNKDNIEKSEYDIALITEGTIDDKSYNQGAWQGLIRYAESTGKKYKYYQAAQNTTESFIDAIDLAVNEGVKLIITPNYLFEKAVYISQDNHPNISFIIIDGIPQDGNYTDFRIERNVHSVIYAEEEAGFLAGYAIVKEGYTNLGVIGGMPVPPVIRFGYGFVQGANYAAKELNLPIRNIKINYTYIGNFNDTDENKELASSWYQSGVQVIFAPAGGAAKSVISAAEENNGLVIGVDVDQSFESPVIITSAIKRIRNSVYNSVDSFYNGTFKGGQTVVLDAKVNGIGLPIKTSQFKNFTENDYNAIYQQISNDNINILKDMDARSVKELPLDIVEINYIR, encoded by the coding sequence ATGAAAAAAATTGGTATATTTATAATAATTATTACAGCTTTTATACTAATTATTTCCTGCAAAAAAGATAATAAAGATAATATAGAAAAAAGTGAATATGATATAGCATTAATCACAGAGGGAACAATTGATGACAAATCATATAATCAAGGAGCTTGGCAAGGATTAATAAGATATGCTGAAAGTACAGGAAAAAAATACAAATACTATCAAGCAGCACAAAATACTACAGAATCATTTATTGATGCTATAGATTTAGCAGTTAATGAAGGTGTAAAATTAATAATAACTCCTAATTATTTATTTGAAAAAGCAGTATATATCTCTCAGGATAATCATCCGAATATAAGCTTTATAATTATAGATGGAATACCTCAGGATGGAAATTACACAGATTTCAGAATAGAAAGAAATGTTCATTCTGTTATTTATGCAGAAGAAGAGGCTGGTTTTTTAGCTGGATATGCTATAGTAAAAGAAGGATATACTAATTTGGGAGTTATAGGAGGTATGCCTGTTCCTCCTGTTATAAGATTTGGATATGGATTCGTTCAAGGTGCTAATTATGCCGCCAAAGAATTAAACCTGCCTATTAGAAACATAAAAATCAATTATACATATATTGGTAATTTTAATGATACAGATGAAAATAAAGAACTTGCATCTTCTTGGTATCAAAGCGGTGTTCAAGTAATATTTGCTCCTGCTGGAGGTGCTGCAAAATCTGTTATAAGTGCTGCTGAAGAAAATAATGGATTAGTTATAGGAGTTGATGTTGATCAAAGTTTTGAATCTCCTGTTATTATTACTTCTGCCATAAAAAGAATAAGAAATTCTGTTTATAATAGTGTTGATTCATTCTATAATGGCACTTTTAAAGGAGGACAAACTGTTGTATTAGATGCCAAAGTTAATGGTATAGGGCTTCCTATAAAAACTTCTCAGTTTAAAAATTTCACAGAAAATGATTATAATGCAATATATCAGCAGATTTCAAATGATAATATTAATATATTAAAAGATATGGATGCAAGAAGTGTAAAAGAATTACCTTTGGATATAGTAGAAATTAATTATATAAGATAA
- a CDS encoding BMP family lipoprotein → MKKIIVLIITLISFILVVSCGGGEKKSGGYELALITDVGTIDDRSFNQGSWEGLTKYAQEKGISHKYYQPAQKTTDAYVDAIDLAVSAGAKLVVTPGFLFEPAVYRAQDTHPNVSFVLLDGTPQDGTYTDFRIEKNVYSVLYAEEQAGFLAGYAIVKEGYTNLGVMAGMAVPAVIRFGYGFVQGANYAAKEMNMSVGNIKINYTYIGNFNATPENQTLATSWYQSGVQVIFAPAGGAGNSVMSAAEQNNGLVIGVDIDQSAESPTVITSAMKMLGESVYNAIDDFYKNQFPGGKSVILDAKVNGIGLPMATSKFQKFNQNDYDMIYQKLNNGEVKVLTDKDAKDVNQLPLDIVTVNLIQ, encoded by the coding sequence ATGAAAAAAATTATTGTTTTAATCATCACCTTAATTAGCTTCATTCTAGTAGTTTCATGCGGTGGAGGAGAAAAAAAGTCTGGAGGATATGAACTAGCATTAATAACAGATGTTGGTACCATAGATGACAGATCATTCAATCAGGGTTCTTGGGAAGGATTAACAAAGTATGCACAGGAAAAAGGTATATCTCATAAATACTATCAGCCTGCTCAAAAAACTACAGATGCTTATGTTGATGCTATAGACTTAGCAGTATCAGCAGGTGCTAAATTGGTAGTAACTCCAGGATTTTTATTTGAACCTGCTGTATATAGAGCTCAAGATACTCATCCTAATGTAAGTTTTGTACTTTTGGATGGTACTCCTCAAGACGGAACTTATACTGATTTCAGAATAGAAAAAAACGTTTATTCTGTACTTTACGCTGAAGAACAGGCAGGATTTTTAGCTGGATATGCTATAGTAAAAGAAGGATATACTAATTTAGGAGTTATGGCTGGTATGGCTGTACCTGCAGTTATAAGATTCGGATATGGATTTGTACAAGGTGCTAATTATGCCGCTAAAGAAATGAATATGTCTGTAGGAAATATAAAAATCAACTATACTTATATAGGTAATTTTAATGCTACTCCAGAAAATCAAACTTTAGCTACTTCTTGGTATCAAAGCGGAGTACAGGTAATATTTGCTCCTGCAGGCGGTGCTGGAAACTCTGTTATGAGTGCTGCTGAACAAAATAACGGATTAGTTATAGGTGTTGATATTGATCAAAGTGCTGAATCTCCTACTGTTATTACTTCTGCTATGAAAATGCTTGGAGAATCTGTTTACAATGCTATAGATGATTTCTATAAAAATCAATTCCCTGGCGGAAAATCTGTTATACTTGATGCTAAAGTTAATGGTATAGGACTTCCTATGGCTACTTCTAAATTCCAAAAATTCAATCAAAATGATTATGATATGATATATCAAAAACTTAATAATGGAGAAGTAAAAGTTCTTACTGATAAAGATGCTAAAGATGTTAATCAATTACCTTTAGATATAGTTACAGTTAATTTGATACAATAA